One Loxodonta africana isolate mLoxAfr1 chromosome 15, mLoxAfr1.hap2, whole genome shotgun sequence genomic window carries:
- the SLC20A1 gene encoding sodium-dependent phosphate transporter 1, with product MASTMATLITTTATSGPLVDYLWMLILGFIIAFILAFSVGANDVANSFGTAVGSGVVTLKQACILASIFETVGSVLLGAKVSETIRKGLIDVEMYNSTQQLLMAGSVSAMFGSAVWQLVASFLKLPISGTHCIVGATIGFSLVAKGQEGVKWSELIKIVMSWFVSPLLSGIMSGILFFLVRAFILCKADPVPNGLRALPVFYACTVGINLFSIMYTGAPLLGFDKLPLWGTILISVGCAVFCALIVWFFVCPRMKRKIEREIKSSPSESPLMEKKNSLKEDHEETKLSLADIESRSPVSDVGSATVPLQAVVEERTVSFKLGDLEEAPERERLPSMELKEETSIDSAMNGAVQLPNGNLVQFSQAVSNQMNSSGHYQYHTVHKDSGLYKELLHKLHLAKVGDCMGDSGDKPLRRNNSYTSYTMAICGMPLDSFRAKEGEQKGEEMEKLTWPGADTKKRIRMDSYTSYCNAVSDIHSASEMDVSVKGEMGLGDRKGSSGSLEEEWYDQDKPEVSLLFQFLQILTACFGSFAHGGNDVSNAIGPLVALYLVYDTGDVSSKIATPIWLLLYGGVGICIGLWVWGRRVIQTMGKDLTPITPSSGFSIELASALTVVIASNIGLPISTTHCKVGSVVSVGWLRSKKAVDWRLFRNIFMAWFVTVPISGVISAAIMAVFKYVILRV from the exons ATGGCATCTACCATGGCGACGCTGATTACCACTACCGCCACTTCCGGTCCGTTGGTGGACTACCTATGGATGCTTATCCTGGGCTTCATTATTGCCTTTATCTTGGCTTTCTCCGTGGGAGCCAATGATGTAGCAAATTCCTTTGGTACAGCTGTGGGCTCAGGTGTAGTGACCCTGAAGCAAGCCTGCATCCTAGCTAGCATCTTTGAAACTGTGGGCTCTGTCTTACTGGGGGCCAAAGTGAGCGAAACCATCCGGAAGGGCTTGATTGATGTGGAGATGTACAACTCGACCCAGCAGCTGCTGATGGCCGGCTCAGTTAGCGCTATGTTTG GTTCTGCTGTGTGGCAGCTCGTGGCTTCGTTTTTGAAGCTTCCCATTTCTGGGACCCATTGCATTGTTGGTGCAACCATTGGTTTCTCCCTGGTGGCGAAGGGACAGGAGGGCGTCAAGTGGTCTGAACTGATAAAAATCG TGATGTCTTGGTTTGTTTCTCCGCTGCTTTCCGGGATTATGTCTGGAATCTTATTCTTCCTTGTTCGTGCATTCATCCTCTGTAAG GCAGATCCAGTTCCTAATGGTTTGAGAGCTTTGCCAGTTTTCTATGCCTGCACAGTTGGAATAAACCTTTTTTCCATCATGTATACTGGAGCACCCT TGCTGGGCTTTGACAAACTTCCTCTGTGGGGTACCATCCTCATCTCGGTGGGCTGTGCAGTTTTCTGTGCCCTTATCGTCTGGTTCTTTGTATGTCCCAGGATGAAGAGAAAAATTGAAC GAGAAATAAAGTCCAGTCCTTCTGAAAGCCCCTTGATGGAAAAAAAGAACAGCTTGAAAGAAGACCATGAAGAAACAAAGTTGTCTCTTGCTGATATTGAAAGTAGAAGTCCTGTTTCTGACGTGGGGTCGGCCACTGTGCCCCTCCAGGCTGTGGTGGAGGAGAGGACGGTCTCATTCAAGCTTGGAGACTTGGAGGAAGCTCCAGAGCGAGAGAGGCTTCCTAGCATGGAGCTGAAAGAGGAAACCAGCATAGATAGTGCCATGAATG GTGCAGTGCAGTTGCCTAATGGGAACCTTGTTCAGTTCAGTCAAGCAGTCAGCAACCAGATGAACTCCAGCGGTCACTATCAGTATCACACCGTGCATAAAGATTCTGGCTTGTACAAAGAGCTTCTCCATAAATTACATCTAGCCAAGGTGGGAGACTGCATGGGAGACTCCGGTGACAAACCCTTGAGGCGCAATAATAGCTATACTTCCTATACTATGGCAATTTGTGGCATGCCTCTGGATTCATTCCGTGCCAAAGAAGGTGAACAAAAAGGCGAAGAGATGGAGAAGCTGACATGGCCTGGTGCAGACACCAAGAAGCGAATTCGCATGGATAGTTACACCAGTTACTGCAATGCAGTGTCTGATATTCACTCTGCATCTGAGATGGACGTGAGTGTCAAGGGAGAAATGGGCCTGGGCGACAGAAAAGGAAGTAGTGGCTCTCTAGAAGAAGAGTGGTATGACCAAGATAAACCAGAAGTGTCACTCCTCTTCCAGTTCCTGCAGATCCTCACGGCCTGCTTCGGGTCGTTTGCCCATGGCGGCAACGACGTGAG CAATGCCATTGGTCCTCTGGTTGCTTTGTATCTGGTTTATGATACGGGAGATGTGTCTTCAAAAATAGCAACACCAATATGGCTTCTACTCTATGGTGGTGTTGGAATCTGTATTGGCCTCTGGGTCTGGGGAAGGAGAGTTATCCAGACCATGGGAAAAGATCTGACACCAATCACCCCCTCTAG CGGCTTCAGTATTGAACTGGCATCTGCCCTCACTGTGGTAATTGCATCAAATATTGGCCTTCCCATCAGTACAACACATTGTAAA GTGGGCTCTGTTGTATCCGTTGGCTGGCTCCGATCTAAGAAGGCTGTTGATTGGCGACTCTTCCGCAACATTTTTATGGCCTGGTTTGTGACAGTCCCCATTTCGGGAGTTATCAGTGCTGCTATCATGGCAGTCTTCAAATATGTCATCCTCAGAGTGTGA